The proteins below come from a single Drosophila teissieri strain GT53w chromosome 3L, Prin_Dtei_1.1, whole genome shotgun sequence genomic window:
- the LOC122616233 gene encoding uncharacterized protein LOC122616233, with amino-acid sequence MDQSRQRASTPVEDAKQELSAVFAEISMLPPSSTPADPAISSPSAAFLQMQKALFDQVQSREELE; translated from the exons ATGGATCAATCAAG GCAACGCGCAAGCACACCCGTGGAGGATGCGAAGCAGGAGCTGTCCGCTGTTTTTGCGGAAATAAGCATGCTGCCCCCCAGCAGCACCCCAGCGGATCCCGCCATTTCCTCCCCCTCTGCGGCATTTTTACAAATGCAGAAGGCGCTGTTTGACCAGGTCCAGAGCAGGGAGGAGCTAGAG taA
- the LOC122616231 gene encoding G2/mitotic-specific cyclin-A isoform X1 → MASFQIHQDMSNKENPGIKIPAGVKNAKQPLAVIGKSEKNALAPRANFAVLNGNNNVPRPSGKVQVFRDVRNHNADENVEYAAKKSNVVPVVEQFKTFSVYEDNNDTQVAPPGKSLASLADKENQHAVKFDAGQKEFVDYDLDSTPMSVTDIQSPMSVDRSILGVIGGTETGATPSGRVKELPPRNDRQRFLEVVQYQMDILEYFRESEKKHRPKPLYMRRQKDISHNMRSILIDWLVEVSEEYKLDTETLYLSVFYLDRFLSQMAVVRSKLQLVGTAAMYIAAKYEEIYPPEVGEFVFLTDDSYTKAQVLRMEQVILKILSFDLCTPTAYVFINTYAVLCDMPEKLKFMTLYISELSLMEGETYLQYLPSLMSSASVALARHILGMDVWTPQLEEITTYKLEDLKTVVLHLCHTHKSAKELNTQAMREKYNRDTYKKVAMIESVDMSKDDFDQLCEAYNDKQKEEHQPDINTKSNVNLFYKF, encoded by the exons ATGGCCAGTTTCCAGATCCACCAAGACATGAGCAACAAGGAGAATCCGGGCATTAAGATCCCGGCCGGAGTGAAGAACGCCAAGCAGCCGCTGGCCGTAATTGGAAAATCGGAGAAGAATGCGCTTGCGCCGCGGGCCAATTTCGCCGTActcaatggcaacaacaatgtgcCGCGTCCGTCCGGGAAAGTT CAGGTCTTCCGTGACGTAAGAAACCACAATGCCGATGAGAATGTGGAGTACGCAGCCAAGAAATCGAATGTGGTGCCCGTGGTGGAGCAATTCAAGACCTTCTCCGTGTACGAGGACAACAATGATACCCAGGTGGCACCACCCGGAAAATCCCTGGCCTCCCTAGCCGACAAAGAGAACCAACATGCCGTGAAATT CGATGCCGGGCAAAAGGAGTTCGTGGACTACGATCTGGATTCAACGCCCATGTCCGTGACTGATATTCAGTCGCCCATGTCCGTGGACCGCTCCATTCTCGGTGTCATCGGTGGCACTGAAACGGGGGCCACGCCAAGTGGACGAGTCAAGGAGCTGCCGCCGCGCAACGATCGTCAGCGGTTCTTGGAAGTGGTTCAGTACCAGATGGACATCTTGGAATACTTCCGGGAGAGCGAG AAGAAACATCGCCCCAAGCCACTTTATATGCGCAGACAGAAGGACATCAGCCACAATATGCGCTCCATCCTGATAGACTGGCTGGTTGAGGTTTCCGAGGAGTACAAACTAGACACAGAGACGCTGTATCTCTCAGTCTTTTATCTAGATCGATTTTTGAGTCAAATGGCGGTGGTGCGCTCCAAGTTGCAGCTGGTGGGCACGGCAGCTATGTATATTGCCGC GAAATACGAGGAAATTTATCCCCCAGAGGTGGGTGAGTTCGTGTTCCTCACCGACGACAGCTACACCAAGGCGCAGGTGCTACGCATGGAGCAAGTTATCCTGAAGATTCTCTCCTTCGATCTGTGCACACCGACTGCTTACGTCTTCATCAACACCTATGCTGTACTTTGCGACATGCCTGAGAAGCTGAAGTTCATGACCCTG TATATTTCTGAGCTATCCCTAATGGAGGGAGAAACGTACTTGCAATATTTGCCATCACTTATGTCATCCGCCTCAGTCGCATTGGCGCGTCACATTCTGGGCATGGATGTGTGGACGCCACAGCTGGAGGAGATCACGACTTACAAGCTGGAGGACCTAAAAACAGTCGTATTGCATCTGTGCCACACCCACAAATCGGCAAAGGAGCTCAACACGCAGGCCATGCGGGAAAAGTACAATAGAGACAC TTACAAGAAGGTGGCTATGATAGAATCAGTTGATATGAGCAAGGACGACTTTGATCAGCTCTGTGAGGCTTACAATGACAAGCAGAAAGAGGAGCACCAGCCGGATATTAATACTAAATCGAACgtgaatttgttttataagTTTTAA
- the LOC122616231 gene encoding G2/mitotic-specific cyclin-A isoform X2, whose protein sequence is MASFQIHQDMSNKENPGIKIPAGVKNAKQPLAVIGKSEKNALAPRANFAVLNGNNNVPRPSGKVVFRDVRNHNADENVEYAAKKSNVVPVVEQFKTFSVYEDNNDTQVAPPGKSLASLADKENQHAVKFDAGQKEFVDYDLDSTPMSVTDIQSPMSVDRSILGVIGGTETGATPSGRVKELPPRNDRQRFLEVVQYQMDILEYFRESEKKHRPKPLYMRRQKDISHNMRSILIDWLVEVSEEYKLDTETLYLSVFYLDRFLSQMAVVRSKLQLVGTAAMYIAAKYEEIYPPEVGEFVFLTDDSYTKAQVLRMEQVILKILSFDLCTPTAYVFINTYAVLCDMPEKLKFMTLYISELSLMEGETYLQYLPSLMSSASVALARHILGMDVWTPQLEEITTYKLEDLKTVVLHLCHTHKSAKELNTQAMREKYNRDTYKKVAMIESVDMSKDDFDQLCEAYNDKQKEEHQPDINTKSNVNLFYKF, encoded by the exons ATGGCCAGTTTCCAGATCCACCAAGACATGAGCAACAAGGAGAATCCGGGCATTAAGATCCCGGCCGGAGTGAAGAACGCCAAGCAGCCGCTGGCCGTAATTGGAAAATCGGAGAAGAATGCGCTTGCGCCGCGGGCCAATTTCGCCGTActcaatggcaacaacaatgtgcCGCGTCCGTCCGGGAAAGTT GTCTTCCGTGACGTAAGAAACCACAATGCCGATGAGAATGTGGAGTACGCAGCCAAGAAATCGAATGTGGTGCCCGTGGTGGAGCAATTCAAGACCTTCTCCGTGTACGAGGACAACAATGATACCCAGGTGGCACCACCCGGAAAATCCCTGGCCTCCCTAGCCGACAAAGAGAACCAACATGCCGTGAAATT CGATGCCGGGCAAAAGGAGTTCGTGGACTACGATCTGGATTCAACGCCCATGTCCGTGACTGATATTCAGTCGCCCATGTCCGTGGACCGCTCCATTCTCGGTGTCATCGGTGGCACTGAAACGGGGGCCACGCCAAGTGGACGAGTCAAGGAGCTGCCGCCGCGCAACGATCGTCAGCGGTTCTTGGAAGTGGTTCAGTACCAGATGGACATCTTGGAATACTTCCGGGAGAGCGAG AAGAAACATCGCCCCAAGCCACTTTATATGCGCAGACAGAAGGACATCAGCCACAATATGCGCTCCATCCTGATAGACTGGCTGGTTGAGGTTTCCGAGGAGTACAAACTAGACACAGAGACGCTGTATCTCTCAGTCTTTTATCTAGATCGATTTTTGAGTCAAATGGCGGTGGTGCGCTCCAAGTTGCAGCTGGTGGGCACGGCAGCTATGTATATTGCCGC GAAATACGAGGAAATTTATCCCCCAGAGGTGGGTGAGTTCGTGTTCCTCACCGACGACAGCTACACCAAGGCGCAGGTGCTACGCATGGAGCAAGTTATCCTGAAGATTCTCTCCTTCGATCTGTGCACACCGACTGCTTACGTCTTCATCAACACCTATGCTGTACTTTGCGACATGCCTGAGAAGCTGAAGTTCATGACCCTG TATATTTCTGAGCTATCCCTAATGGAGGGAGAAACGTACTTGCAATATTTGCCATCACTTATGTCATCCGCCTCAGTCGCATTGGCGCGTCACATTCTGGGCATGGATGTGTGGACGCCACAGCTGGAGGAGATCACGACTTACAAGCTGGAGGACCTAAAAACAGTCGTATTGCATCTGTGCCACACCCACAAATCGGCAAAGGAGCTCAACACGCAGGCCATGCGGGAAAAGTACAATAGAGACAC TTACAAGAAGGTGGCTATGATAGAATCAGTTGATATGAGCAAGGACGACTTTGATCAGCTCTGTGAGGCTTACAATGACAAGCAGAAAGAGGAGCACCAGCCGGATATTAATACTAAATCGAACgtgaatttgttttataagTTTTAA
- the LOC122616232 gene encoding RIB43A-like with coiled-coils protein 2 has product MTLKIGICTKQDLDEAMKLQKREQYEDERKRRIFNAKQRLYGLDLEMLDRQILEKKKQRTAQMECDKKFEEQEQLQKRLILAQEKELEKKQRVVDSDLNYYRCRYQRKEQRREFDLNDPNFLKKARPTRVADNDISLGVSSAQIFQGEDLYNSDRKLRQREQQRAWLDQQVQERKKAEDARRQADNLLMDNVGCRDKHLQEMAKSDHQMRNQVIQRVRQFNINMAKQKQLDREREKREKYEDDMAEIYNMLSSDMLTENPDVAQSRTDPNKKIAFMYRGMTPEELRVFRLGQEQQLRLAIQRKTEAQMMDKQWEQYAINMDRTLVLHQIEDDRRRKEEFDELMRANSKLAVEQDRQRKEALVGLTNSVSDDFYDQFNKNSR; this is encoded by the exons ATGACGCTCAAAATCGGAATATGCACCAAGCAGGACCTCGACGAGGCGATGAAGCTGCAGAAACGGGAGCAGTACGAAGATGAGCGGAAGCGGCGCATCTTTAATGCCAAGCAGCGTCTCTACGGG CTCGACCTCGAAATGTTGGATCGCCAAATACTTGAGAAAAAGAAGCAGCGAACCGCCCAGATGGAGTGCGACAAGAAATTTGAGGAACAGGAGCAGTTGCAGAAGCGTCTGATCCTGGCCCAGGAAAAGGAGTTGGAGAAGAAACAGCGTGTGGTGGACTCGGATCTTAACTATTATCGCTGCCGCTATCAGCGCAAGGAACAGCGCCGCGAGTTCGACCTTAACGATCCGAATTTCTTGAAGAAGGCACGTCCAACCAGAGTCGCCGACAATGACATTTCCCTGGGCGTGTCCAGTGCCCAAATCTTTCAGGGCGAGGACCTGTACAACTCTGACCGGAAGCTgcggcagcgggagcagcaaaGAGCGTGGTTGGATCAGCAAGTGCAGGAGCGTAAGAAGGCGGAGGATGCTCGGAGGCAGGCCGATAATCTGCTGATGGACAACGTTGGTTGCAGAGACAAGCATCTGCAGGAGATGGCCAAGTCTGATCACCAGATGCGAAACCAAGTGATCCAGCGAGTGCGTCAGTTCAACATCAACATGGCCAAGCAAAAGCAATTGGACCGCGAAAGGGAAAAGCGTGAAAAATATGAGGATGACATGGCTGAGATCTATAATATGCTTTCTAGCGACATGCTCACTGAAAATCCGGATGTGGCACAATCGCGCACCGATCCAAACAAGAAGATTGCCTTCATGTATCGCGGCATGACGCCGGAAGAACTTCGCGTGTTCCGCCTGGGACAAGAGCAACAGCTACGTTTGGCCATTCAGCGCAAGACGGAGGCCCAGATGATGGACAAACAGTGGGAGCAATACGCCATCAATATGGACCGCACCTTGGTCCTTCACCAGATCGAGGATGATCGCCGACGTAAGGAGGAATTCGATGAGCTTATGCGGGCGAATTCCAAGTTGGCTGTGGAGCAGGATCGGCAACGCAAGGAAGCACTTGTCGGCTTAACTAATTCCGTCTCGGATGACTTTTACGATCAGTTCAACAAGAACTCGCGTTAG
- the LOC122617206 gene encoding alpha-ketoglutarate-dependent dioxygenase alkB homolog 7, mitochondrial-like: protein MIIQNRSRLIGQILRRCHQQAVEKNARKDNLTAYFGKWPETEQKEFRQHMRIIADFISEPEEQQLHEEIEPYMSRLRYEFDHWDDAIHGFRETERKKWFPKNREVLERVRQVAFDGAIMPYVHILDLAPDGVIKPHVDSTRYCGNTISGISLLSDSVMRLVRTDEQRYQQQSSGTATQPTSQGSEPDAAYRHQPEAPLKNNFYADILLPRRSLYIMSHTARYNFTHEILSKEHSQFRGTLVPKTRRISIICRNEP from the exons ATGATTATACAGAATAGAAGTCGGCTTATAGGGCAGATTTTGAGACGGTGCCATCAACAAG CGGTTGAAAAGAACGCTAGGAAAGACAATTTAACAGCATACTTTGGAAAATGGCCCGAAACGGAGCAAAAGGAATTTCGCCAGCATATGCGCATTATCGCGGATTTCATTAGTGAGCCAGAGGAACAGCAGCTTCACGAGGAAATCGAACCCTATATGAGCCGCCTGCGCTACGAGTTCGATCACTGGGACGAT GCCATTCACGGTTTTCGGGAGACGGAGCGCAAGAAGTGGTTCCCCAAAAACAGAGAGGTCCTGGAGCGTGTGCGCCAAGTCGCCTTCGATGGAGCAATTATGCCCTATGTCCACATCCTGGATCTTGCGCCCGATGGCGTTATCAAGCCGCATGTGGATAGCACGCGA TACTGCGGCAACACAATCTCTGGGATCAGCTTACTTAGCGACAGTGTGATGCGACTTGTGCGCACGGATGAGCAGCGGTACCAACAGCAATCATCGGGAACTGCAACGCAACCGACATCCCAGGGGTCAGAGCCCGATGCAGCTTATCGCCATCAGCCGGAGGCGCCTCTGAAGAACAACTTCTACGCTGACATCCTGCTGCCCCGCCGCTCCTTGTACATAATGAGCCACACGGCTCGCTACAACTTCACGCACGAGATACTATCCAAGGAGCACTCCCAGTTTCGGGGTACGCTGGTGCCAAAGACGCGTCGCATTTCCATCATTTGCCGCAACGAACCCTAA
- the LOC122617465 gene encoding uncharacterized protein LOC122617465 encodes MEDINFNDFTPKERYEIIKEFLVKMQNAKSMPSKDMHVQRFFEHYLRKFYKMPEKLVNDIAYCQRAIKTHLEIHQTIVSVFAQQADADPIIKDKYINELEEMLYELNAECNYLVLRLQDDIDRFCSAFTEQDVKPNKMVIKDIVSAAIIPLIVNPNIALKPCFVMERPNEGQLIRKYFIIEGIEPTVEMPPIVESNPLSPSHTNLDVRKSRLNLQAALSRARANCKPAERSKEYDRAEFTTDSILHAVGLCSHAEYKRLKLSMVLLQKRKPKPTEKTK; translated from the exons ATGGAGGACATTAATTTCAACGATTTCACGCCAAAGGAGCGCTACGAGATCATCAAAGAGTTTCTGGTGAAGATGCAAAATGCCAAATCCATGCCGAGCAAGGACATGCATGTTCAAAGATTCTTCGAACATTATTTGCGAAAGTTCTACAAAATGCCGGAAAAATTGGTCAACGATATTGCCTACTGCCAACGGGCAATCAAAACTCATCTGGAGATCCACCAG ACAATCGTCAGTGTTTTCGCGCAACAGGCGGATGCT GATCCCATTATCAAGGACAAGTACATCAACGAACTGGAGGAGATGCTCTACGAACTAAACGCTGAATGCAACTACTTGGTGCTCCGCCTTCAAGACGACATAGATCGTTTCTGCTCAGCTTTCACGGAGCAGGACGTTAAGCCGAACAAAATGGTTATCAAGGACATTGTCAGTGCAGCTATAATTCCACTCATCGTTAACCCGAATATTGCCCTCAAGCCGTGTTTCGTAATGGAGCGACCCAACGAGGGCCAGTTGATTAGAAAGTATTTCATAATAGAAGGAATAGAGCCCACTGTTGAGATGCCGCCTATTGTGGAATCAAATCCACTTTCGCCCTCACACACCAACTTGGATGTGAGAAAAAGCCGTCTCAATCTACAGGCAGCTTTGAGTCGCGCTCGTGCCAATTGTAAGCCAGCGGAGAGAAGCAAAGAATATGACCGGGCCGAATTCACCACGGATTCCATTTTGCATGCCGTGGGTCTCTGCTCGCACGCAGAGTATAAACGGCTCAAGTTATCAATGGTTTTGCTCCAGAAGCGTAAGCCTAAGCCAACTgagaaaactaaataa
- the LOC122616022 gene encoding kelch-like protein 40b isoform X2: MDKWLQPEFAKLLENKKFTDCHIEVEKESFECHKVILASASEFFERMFLSDFKESQSGKFVLTDVQPGTFAHFLHYVYTYDAKALEKHTCSMVMELLKCGSTWLVESLVSDCVQIMKMKMRVLDITDLVEVFQNAHDIVHEELINDCVYNIRNRFSQKMNCYEILFLTSDVFEQYLIITEGYLPQIERFKMIQTYLTVNGLIGNGVVNGVVGQVELPETTNKDGGQIEKKEDESNDEDDSDSNGKPLTCIEILNTNERETHEVAIPEEPKDKIIHQEYVKTLVGHINFGNMSNKDFYSVVGKSALLNDKEKYEYLYLTK, encoded by the exons ATGGATAAGTG GCTACAACCAGAGTTTGCCAAACTCTTGGAGAACAAGAAATTCACCGATTGTCATATTGAGGTGGAGAAGGAATCCTTTGAATGCCACAAAGTTATTTTGGCCAGTGCATCGGAGTTCTTCGAGCGCATGTTCCTCAGTGATTTCAAGGAGTCCCAATCGGGAAAATTTGTCCTAACTGATGTCCAGCCAGGAACATTTGCCCATTTCCTCCATTATGTGTACACCTACGATGCAAAAGCTCTTGAAAAGCACACCTGCTCGATGGTAATGGAGCTCCTCAAATGCGGCTCCACCTGGCTCGTGGAGTCTCTCGTCTCCGACTGCGTGCAGATCATGAAGATGAAAATGCGCGTACTGGATATCACCGATCTTGTCGAAGTTTTCCAGAACGCTCACGACATAGTACATGAGGAGCTCATCAATGATTGCGTTTAC aacATAAGGAACCGCTTTTCCCAAAAAATGAATTGCTACGAAATACTGTTCCTAACTTCAGATGTCTTCGAGCAGTACCTCATTATCACCGAGGGGTATTTGCCTCAGATCGAGAGGTTCAAAATGATCCAGACTTACCTAACCGTGAATGGGTTAATAGGCAATGGGGTGGTCAATGGTGTTGTTGGTCAAGTGGAACTTCCGGAAACTACCAATAAAGACGGCGGACAAATAGAGAAGAAAGAAGATGAATCTAATGATGAAGATGACTCTGATTCTAATGGTAAACCCCTAACTTGCATTGAGATTCTTAATACAAACGAGAGGGAAACTCATGAAGTGGCCATCCCAGAAGAGCCAAAGGACAAAATCATACACCAAGAATATGTAAAAACTCTAGTGGGCCATATAAACTTCGGTAACATGTCGAACAAAGATTTTTACAGTGTAGTTGGCAAGTCTGCTTTGTTGAACGACAAGGAAAAATACGAATATCTCTACCTAACCAAATAA
- the LOC122616022 gene encoding kelch-like protein 40b isoform X1, with protein sequence MIFPHAISNSRLQPEFAKLLENKKFTDCHIEVEKESFECHKVILASASEFFERMFLSDFKESQSGKFVLTDVQPGTFAHFLHYVYTYDAKALEKHTCSMVMELLKCGSTWLVESLVSDCVQIMKMKMRVLDITDLVEVFQNAHDIVHEELINDCVYNIRNRFSQKMNCYEILFLTSDVFEQYLIITEGYLPQIERFKMIQTYLTVNGLIGNGVVNGVVGQVELPETTNKDGGQIEKKEDESNDEDDSDSNGKPLTCIEILNTNERETHEVAIPEEPKDKIIHQEYVKTLVGHINFGNMSNKDFYSVVGKSALLNDKEKYEYLYLTK encoded by the exons atgatttTTCCACATGCCATCTCCAATTCCAGGCTACAACCAGAGTTTGCCAAACTCTTGGAGAACAAGAAATTCACCGATTGTCATATTGAGGTGGAGAAGGAATCCTTTGAATGCCACAAAGTTATTTTGGCCAGTGCATCGGAGTTCTTCGAGCGCATGTTCCTCAGTGATTTCAAGGAGTCCCAATCGGGAAAATTTGTCCTAACTGATGTCCAGCCAGGAACATTTGCCCATTTCCTCCATTATGTGTACACCTACGATGCAAAAGCTCTTGAAAAGCACACCTGCTCGATGGTAATGGAGCTCCTCAAATGCGGCTCCACCTGGCTCGTGGAGTCTCTCGTCTCCGACTGCGTGCAGATCATGAAGATGAAAATGCGCGTACTGGATATCACCGATCTTGTCGAAGTTTTCCAGAACGCTCACGACATAGTACATGAGGAGCTCATCAATGATTGCGTTTAC aacATAAGGAACCGCTTTTCCCAAAAAATGAATTGCTACGAAATACTGTTCCTAACTTCAGATGTCTTCGAGCAGTACCTCATTATCACCGAGGGGTATTTGCCTCAGATCGAGAGGTTCAAAATGATCCAGACTTACCTAACCGTGAATGGGTTAATAGGCAATGGGGTGGTCAATGGTGTTGTTGGTCAAGTGGAACTTCCGGAAACTACCAATAAAGACGGCGGACAAATAGAGAAGAAAGAAGATGAATCTAATGATGAAGATGACTCTGATTCTAATGGTAAACCCCTAACTTGCATTGAGATTCTTAATACAAACGAGAGGGAAACTCATGAAGTGGCCATCCCAGAAGAGCCAAAGGACAAAATCATACACCAAGAATATGTAAAAACTCTAGTGGGCCATATAAACTTCGGTAACATGTCGAACAAAGATTTTTACAGTGTAGTTGGCAAGTCTGCTTTGTTGAACGACAAGGAAAAATACGAATATCTCTACCTAACCAAATAA
- the LOC122616024 gene encoding uncharacterized protein LOC122616024 — protein MDGCHNDILAPLILAVMVANGHPLTLDEIVDELTAVINSQTELAIAHENIGDGKHGHKSYKPRRRH, from the coding sequence ATGGACGGCTGCCACAACGACATCTTGGCGCCCCTCATCCTGGCCGTTATGGTGGCCAATGGACATCCGCTCACCCTGGACGAGATCGTCGATGAACTAACGGCGGTGATCAATTCGCAAACCGAGCTCGCCATTGCGCACGAAAATATTGGAGACGGAAAACATGGCCACAAGTCGTATAAGCCGAGACGAAGGCACTAA
- the LOC122617634 gene encoding kelch-like protein 40b, which translates to MPSNSRLQQQLGQFLENKIFSACHIEVEKESFECHKVILASASEFFERMFFSDFKESQSGKFVLTDVQPETFAHFLHYVYTYDAKALEKHTCSMVMELLKCGSTWLVESLVSDCVQTMKMKMPALDITALVRVFQKAHDIINKELINDCVNNIRNRFSQKMNCYEILFLTSDVFEQYLIITEGYLPQIERFKMIQIYLTANGLIGDRVVNGVVELELEKKEDESNHEDDSESNGKSLTCIAILYANEKETHEVAIPEEPKDKLIHQEYVKTLVGHIKFGEMSKKDFYSVVGKSVLLNDKEKYEYLYLTQ; encoded by the exons ATGCCATCCAATTCCAGACTACAGCAACAGTTAGGCCAATTCTTGGAGAACAAGATATTCTCTGCTTGTCATATTGAGGTGGAGAAGGAATCCTTTGAATGCCACAAAGTTATTTTGGCCAGTGCATCGGAGTTCTTCGAGCGCATGTTCTTCAGCGATTTTAAGGAGTCCCAATCGGGAAAATTTGTCCTAACTGATGTCCAGCCAGAAACATTTGCCCATTTCCTCCATTATGTGTACACCTACGATGCAAAAGCTCTTGAAAAGCACACCTGCTCGATGGTAATGGAGCTCCTCAAATGCGGCTCCACCTGGCTCGTGGAGTCTCTCGTCTCCGACTGCGTGCAGACCATGAAGATGAAAATGCCCGCACTGGATATCACCGCTCTTGTCCGAGTTTTCCAGAAAGCTCAcgacataataaataaggaGCTCATCAATGATTGCGTTAAC aacATAAGGAACCGCTTTTCCCAAAAAATGAATTGCTACGAAATACTGTTCCTAACTTCAGATGTCTTCGAGCAGTACCTCATTATCACCGAGGGGTATTTGCCTCAGATCGAGAGGTTCAAAATGATCCAGATTTACCTAACCGCGAATGGGTTAATAGGCGATAGGGTGGTCAATGGTGTTGTGGAACTGGAATTAGAGAAGAAAGAAGATGAATCTAATCATGAAGATGACTCTGAATCTAATGGTAAATCCCTAACTTGCATTGCGATTCTCTATGCAAACGAGAAGGAAACACATGAAGTGGCCATCCCAGAAGAGCCAAAGGACAAACTCATACACCAAGAATATGTAAAAACTCTAGTGGGCCATATAAAATTCGGTGAAATGTCGAAAAAAGATTTTTACAGTGTAGTTGGCAAGTCTGTTTTGTTGAACGACAAGGAAAAATACGAATATCTCTACCTAACCCAATAA